From the genome of Phoenix dactylifera cultivar Barhee BC4 chromosome 5, palm_55x_up_171113_PBpolish2nd_filt_p, whole genome shotgun sequence:
TTGTCTCTTCTGGAAGCACCACACATGCTTGGATACCTATATGTCTTAGCACCATCAATTAGAtccctaatttttttttgtaatttatttgATCCGTCAAGCAAAATATTTGCCTTCAACTCCTTGCAGGCATGGGGTAATTATACAACAATTTACATGTGAACCTAGACCTAAATGAACTTGTTCGCTTATATGACTAATTTATGGAATTGTTAGTGATTTCTACCTTTTTCCCTCAAGAAAAAATGTAGCAATTGTAACCATAGGAATACCAACATATGCTGACCTACCTTTTTGATGGACTTTATTAATTCTACCTGGCAATTATTTTCATACCTATTTTCATCCTTGTTAAACTCTTATTTTCGTCCTTAGTTTCTCCTTCTCTACTTGTTTTCTGGccttttaataaatatttttttctttcccacAAAAAGAAGTCTGTCCTTTCCTTACTGAGGCTATGACATGGTATGCATTTACTTTGATATTCCTAAGTATCTAAATTGACAGGTTTTTTTAGGTACAACTGTAATGATTGCAAGTTCATGATTTTATCTGGTTTATTTTGAATTTAGAATACAGAAATTGATTGTTAAAATTCAAACCAGGTCCTTCTGGCCAGGCAACTCCATTTCAATTTCACAACTCCTGACCGGTCTAGACAAGAGATGCTTAGAACAAAGACACCTCTTCCAACAGAGCATTGGCCTTTTGTAAGGTATCACACATGAAAGATACATGAAGAAATTTGTTTGTTCAGTTGTTTCTTTCTAACTTTTGtttattttaatcaaattatccagcAAGGGAGGTGGGAAGGGTATCTGTGCATCAAGTCCGCACACTCCAAAAGCTCCAAGGCCTGGACCTCGTCCTCCTCGTCTTCACATGATGGATATGAAACAGATTGCAGCCGTTCTTTTCCAGGAGTCTGTGTTACCTTCGAAGTGCATGGTGCCACCAGGTTTGCCAAGGCCTGTTTTGAAGCCCATGGCTTCTAATAGAGTTCTAATTTACGAGGACGAGCTATGCCAGGCAGTAGCACAGAATAAGCTGCGTTGAAACTTCTACCAACTCTGCTAGCCATGTTGTCTTCTTATCTAGTTCTTTCCTATATGTATATgtcttttttctcctcctcaTAATGTTCCTGGTAGTAGAACCTGCAGGTTTGTAGCTCGCAAATGCTGTGTTAGGTATTAGTGAAAGATCTGAGAGGGGGCTGAGACATGGAAATTATCAGCTTAGAACACGTTTGTTCAAAAGTCTTTATAAAGTTTTAGTTGGCCTCTCTGTATAGTTCTATATATATTGTTTCTTCTTGAGTTTTTTTCCTAAATATGTATCTTATAGTTTACTTGTTCATATCTAAATTGCATATCATATATAAAGTGTTTTTCTTTGATCTCTTGACATCATGAATCTACCTTCTATtgcaattatatatgcttgatgTCTCAGAATATTCACACCTACAAGTTCTGTTTCTCCTTACCTTGGAAAACTGTTTCACCTCACCTTATATGCAGATGGATCtttcttccttgctctctcaAAAATTGCAATTGCCTTGTCCAGTTCATCTACCTGGCCACATTCTTTTAATGGTAACGTTTTACATCAACTCTTCTATGAAATTTCCTTTCAGAAAGACTGATTTTACACTTGTTGTTTCAATCTTAAACAAATGCCTCCTTTGACAATCAGCTCCTTCAATTGTTTTCAGCCTTCAGCTACCTGTGGCTTTGCAGGTCATGTCTGCCTAGGCATGTTTTAAATCTATATTCGTAGTTTAATTTGAGAACCTCTTATCCTCTCCAGGAAGAGACCCATGCATGTTACTCTGGATGTTCTATCAGTTTCTTGATCTATTGGTGCCACTTTCCGTTCTTGCTTTTGCATTGAGATGCATTAATCGACTTCGAAAAGCAGAAAGATGAGAGTATAAAATTCCTCTCTGCTGATGTTCTATCAGTTTCTTCATCTATCGGCGCCACTTTCCATTCTTCTTTTGCCTTGAGATGCATTAATCGACATTGAAAAGCAGAAAGATGAGAGTATAAAATTCCGCTCTTCTGCCTTTCTCATGGTGTACTTCCTGAAGAAGATCAATTTGATGAAAGCGCAGAGCTTAGGCTCTGCTGGAGTGTTGGACTTCCTGTAGGACTTCATATCCTTCTTAGCCTCCATTATCTATTGTATCactattttttcaattttttacttCTCTGCTAAATCTGATAGTGTAGGCACTGTCTCTTTAGTAGTTAGATCGAACTAGCGGTATCACTAGATGCAtggtttttatttcttttaataaTACTTAATATACTGAATTGCCTAAAAATGATTTAATGTACCTGCACAACCGGTAAATGACATTTTGCACATCAATTTTGGGATGATATCCTCTTCTATGGTGGATAATGTTCCCCAAAATATTCAAGATGGAGCTCCActtgattttatattttttccgaGGTTAGTTCATTTCTTTTATCTCCTCAAAATGCTCGTGTGAATTTTCTTATGCAAGGCTTCATCCACATGCCCAATAAATTTTAAAGAACATTTATTCATTCTTTTAATGACAGACATGTTTATATGCTGCACATATGATGTTCTTATCCTCATGCTGCATGAATATAAATTGATGATGCTAGCATAACATGCCTAGTGCTTATGCACCTGTTACATTTGAAAACAAGATAATTTGGAtcaaagcagataaataatttGATGACATTACTCATAATATTATTTAAGAACCAGGAGTGAACCAGGAGCAGCTCCAAGCAGATGGTGTGTTGAGTTTGTTCTTCTAGTTTAATAGCAATGAGCTATAACGTTGCTGAACTTGCCTCATCAAAATGTTATAAGCCCTCTCTGTAGGGTGATAGACatcccaaaataaatatttcgaAACATCATCGCATGCAGGAGCAGTGTAGCTATTACAGGTAAATGTAACCTCGAAGATTCCTGTGCCGCAGCACCCCCTCTTGACCTCCTCAAACCCTGCAAAGGGAGCAGCTCCAAGTTAGAAATGTTGATTGAACATGTACATTCACCAGGTAGATGATTTTTGCTGTTCTATGCGGTGGCTGTGATGATGATGCCTTAAAAAGTTTAGATCGACCATATTACCGTAAGCAAAGGGGCGTATAATCATATCAAGCAAAGGCGTATACATATCGATGTAGACTATCCTCGATCCTGCTAGTGTGTGATTTAGCCTTTGTATCTCCTTTTGTAGTTCAGAATTGAGCGTTTTAGAAGCTTGGTTATATAAGGTCACACAATCTCTTTCGATCCCTCCAGCGAGACTTCTTTGTGATGGCAAGCATCCTACAGGAGGAAGTCCTGTTATGCCTATCCTTCGTGCCCCTAAGCGGTACAATTTCTGAAAGATGAAGAACAATTGTAAGTGATGAATGCTGCTAAGTCTGTCATTTTGATTACATTGTTTGAGGTTAATGATTTACTCCTAGGAGGACATAATCCTAActgttaataaatataaatacctGGAAGAAACTTGAAGCTGATTGCACCACAAATCTGATGTAGGAGGAAAGATCATAGTTTCTTCGAAACGGGCTAGTAAAATATGTGTTTGCTATATCATCATTTCCTGTAACCACGATATATAAACTTCTAGAGATGATGGTGGAAGCTTTCTTTTCTCCTGCAATTGCCTTTAACTTCTCCTTGTACTCCTTGAACAAATTTAGTTGATCATCCATTGTTAGAGCTTGCTGTAATAACGAAAGCCAATCATTGGTCAGGATGATAGAAACATATGATCTAGGATCCTTAGAAAGTTCTGAAACAAGTCTTAACATATACCACTAATTGAGCTGTCAGGGGATCATATCCGCCGCCGCCGGAGGCAAAGCTTACACCGGTGAGGAGATCTTGGGCATCAAGCTTAGTGCCCAGATATGCTGGTACATATTCCTTTATCCCTATCAGAGAAGCTGGAACAATAACAATCTTTTGATTAAACATAACATGAAATCCTGGtgtatatttgaataatgcataTTTTTTCATGTAGAGAAATAGCACTAGTTTGATAGCCCTCACCACAATACTCTGAAAGATATCTGGGTTCCTGCTAGCTAGCAGTGGAAAGTTTTCTGTAACTAGTTGTTATTATGAGGATTTAACTATAATATGCTCTCTATTTATGTGAGAGTTGTCTTCTACTGCTCTCTGTAGATCTCTCTTTTGTGGTCGAGAGCAAGCATGGCCTGTTGAAATGTAGGTGAGCATTGAGAGGGACGCTTGTTCACGATCAAGGATGAGCCTGAGATAAACCCTGAAACTGGACCCGCAGTTTGAGTTTGGGTCATGAAACTAGATCCCATCACAGAACTGAGTTGCGAAGGTTGATAACAACTGCCGCAAACTTAGACCTGATCTGGACCTATCTTGAATTGCAATCCGATCGGACATGAACTTGTCGAGTGAATCAACATCTTGTGCAGGAATAGACCCAATAACAATTAAAAATcaaatatttatgtaaatatGCTTGAACTTTGCTCGAGCTCAAGCCCACTCTGCTATAGTTGTTCGAGCTCTTGCTGTATAGATCTGACTTAAGCTTTCGACTAGAAGGATCGCTAGAATCGATGCGAACTACTTTGGCTGCTACGAGCAGAGTTGGATAGGATCCAGAggcaaaatccaccatattggACATCGAATCATGCGTCAAATTTTCGGAGGCCATAATTTAGCTATATAATACTCGATTGAGATGATATTCTTTTTAAGAATAATTTTTTGAGATCTACGATGTAACACCACTTCTCAAAAAGTGCTTGCAACTAGGGATCAAATTAAAATTCCATCATTTGGACCTCAAAATGAGCTAgttacacttttttttttttctgggggggggggggggggggggggggtagagATTTTGGTTGGGCATATCTATTAATTCAGAAGAGTTGGATGAAGCAATAGAAGGCGAACTCGATGTAGGAGTCGAAATCTACTTTCCATAGAATCttcattttttgtttatttttatttgtcatGTCTTTTTTAGTAAAACTAGTCCTACTTGAATTAGGAGAGGAATCCGACTGGAATTGTATAAGGGTGAAGCTTTCACTATAATAAATAAAGGCTATATATATCAATCAATGAACCAccaataaaacaaaatatgagATAAACTCTATTTTTgtcatttttgtttgttttttctctTCGAACGAATCAAAGCCAAGCCCAAATCAAGCCCCAGAGCAGTCGTTTGCACCCTTACCATCTGGCATGGAAAGGAGGCACGAAACTATGCCGATCACCTCAGTGATACTACATTCTCGCATTATTGCAATGCAAGAAAAACCCTAAACCCATGCATTAGACTAACTCTTCCATGCTTACCTAATATGTCCGAGGGGATCTTCCCGTTGCTAAACCTTCCGGTGGCTTTATGCCCGACGAAATCTTTCCCGTAGGGCGGGAAATTGCATCTGACCGTGGTGATGATCGCATTGTTGTTGCCTGGGTCGACGATCGAGTCGCCAAACACTATTAATGCAGGAGGACGAGTCCGATTGGCAGCTTTGGCAAGGCCTTGGATGATCCCGAGGAGAAGGATAAGGAGAGTGAGTGCAGTGGAGGGAGCTCTTATGAAGCCGTTGTTCCCCATCATCCAGCTTCTTCCCATGGCTACTTGGTTATGCTGCAGTGCTCCCAGCGCTAGAAAAGCTGGGCTAGCCTATCAAATGATGATGGATGCTCACGAGATTAAATAGAGTGACAAGAAGGCAtcaattttttggtttttttggtATTACTTTTCTTATAAGATGCAGTTGATGAAACTTGTTCAGCCTCCCTGAACTCTAGAAGGTAACAGCTGTTTCATCTCGGATTTGAGTACTCAGAAGGCCGTTCCTTCGAAGCTTGTAcccatgtttattttttttgttcgtGTCTTGTCCATGTTGCTGAGGTGCAGGAGAAGCTAGTCGCCTGACACAGCCTTAACCAGCTCGATGGACTCCCTTTTGTTGAGCACTAGATATATTTACTTCGTTAATGCAATTTATCTGGACGCATTTATTGTTCTCACTGGATGCAAACATTGCAAAATATAAAGCATAAACTTATCATGAAAGCACTATTATTAACCACGTATTAGATCTAATTAGAGCACTACAGGCATCTTATATTCACTCCGACCAAGGCATCTATGCGACATGATAAATAAAATGCTGTGAATTGATGTGTTACCCAACACCCTCTCCTTATCCCCCAAGCAACAGAAGATGACACCCTCTTTGAAGCGTAACCGGGTAGGGTTTTGACAGCCCATTCCGCATGCCCGACAAGTCTTTCCTCTTTTTCCCACCCAACTCACCAAACTTGTTCAGCCACTTAATGTTTGAAATCTAGGGATTCAAATGAGCCGAGCCAAGCAAAGTACCAAGCTGCCCAGGCTCGGCTTGGTATTCAGTTAAGACACTCGAGCTCAATCCAAGCTTAAGTTGGGCACATCCATTAACTGAACGCGATTGAGCCCAAGACTTGGATTCAATTGGTGCTAAGGGGCTCACttatataagaaaataaatatgtttgtaatatgtgaggacccgtgcgggcatgtgtttagtctcacatcagttattcgctgggtagatcttgggtacttatacaggatcaaggaacccaaataataactttcggctagccattttgggtgagatcctgggttgttacaaatggtatcagagcggactcggccaataacctatgtggactaggggacactgcagcacggatccattggggctgaccacgggtcaatcgtggtgtttgtgattaaatttgaatagatatgaacccttagcctgacgaaaacgttagggcttgaacggggggagtatgtgggacccgtgcgggcatgtgtttagtctcacatcggttattcgctgggtagatcttgggtccttatataggatcaaggaacccaaataataatttaatatatagtaatatatagtataataatatatagtataataatataatattatatattatagcataataatttaatagaatattaaattattaaatataaaatattaatgtattatgatataatttaatataatattatatttatattataatacaataataaagatataaaatattataatttttagcataaattaatttatcataatataagaaattttctagctaggtaataaaattggttaaacaattattaaaggaatattttgtgtaattgttatattttatcataggtattttgatcaaaaaaatagttttccgACCAgatctaaaagtatttttttggaaaggtccaaaatggagcttcttccaAAATGCTATTTTTAGCTTTCCGGAAAAGCTAAAATAGTTTCTCAAAATTTTTACTAAATACCCCTATTTCatataaaagtatttttggatggCCAGAAAGTATTTTTTGACCCTCAAAAGGCTTTCTCAAATAGGGCCTTAGTAAGTATGACACTGAGATCGTATACCACTGCCTGCTCCTCGTCGTCTGATGTGCAGCTCATGACGGCTATGATCGAACACCACGAGGAAAACGTATGAATTAGAATTTTCTTCGTGGGCTGGTTCACGCATTCAGACAGTAATTAACTCTCGTGGTTGAGTAACCTGCAGGTCTATAATGAGCAGAGTTGCTAATCTCTGTAGATGGACCTCGAACTTCAAGAGCTATGGAGTTTAGGCTTTCAGGAATGCCCCTAAAATTGTTGCTCACGTACGATTTATATTCCTTGACCCTTGAGTCCAGTTCACTCTCCAAGCACCAGTACTCAATGGTGGATGATTGAAGGGGAAGTCTAACTTCCTCATTaatactttcaaaaaaaaaaacaaagaaaatcgaAGACGGCAAGCAAGCATAAATGATAACATCCATCTGCTTCTTTTTTATAAAGAAGAAAGAGCATAATTGACGTCTGCCAGTTGTAGCGACTGTTATTTGACGTTTAATTCTTGTTGACTGAAACATTAGACAAATTGAACCCCATCCAGCTTTCATTACCTCATCTAATTACTTACTGTTGTTTGATGTAGCATGTCTGCGACAGTAACACTAAAATCATCTTTCAATGCTTAGAAGTGCAGCTGCTTGACCCTCATCTCAAACTTAGAAATAATCTCACAGCATTGGTGCCGTACGTTGAGATATATTGATctatctttttaaaaaaagacgGAATCACATCAAGATATAGAGCTTATATAGTTGCACATTGAAGATACAGAAATTCTTCAAATCACTTATGAGATTGTTCAGCTTGTTGAATAGTTTAACAAGTCTACTTATAGATtactattttttctaaaaaaaatttattacttttatttttctttcttgtaaaTCTTGTATAAATAGTTTCTATAAACTCTACTTTTCTAATAAAGGCTAAGTGGCTTTGCCGCCCTCTtc
Proteins encoded in this window:
- the LOC108511800 gene encoding uncharacterized protein LOC108511800, coding for MGRSWMMGNNGFIRAPSTALTLLILLLEIIQGFAKAANRTTRPPALIVFGDSIVDPGNNNAIITPVRCNFPPYGKDFVGHKATGRFSNGKIPSDIIASLLGIKEHVPAYLGTKLDAQDLLTGVSFASGGGGYDPLTAELVQALTLDDQLNLFKEYKEKLRAIAGEKKASTIISRSLYIVVTGNDDIANTYFTSPFRRNYDLSSYIRFVVQSASSFFQKLYRLGARRIGITGLPPVGCLPSQRSLAGGIERECVTIYNQAATTLNSELQKEIQRLNHTLAGSRIVYIDMYTPLLDMIIRPFAYGFEEVKRGCCGTGILEVGFACNSYTAPLCDDVSKYLFWDVYHPTEMAYNILMRQVQQRYSSLLASPAFLALGALQHNQVAMGRSWMMGNNGFIRAPSTALTLLILLLGIIQGLAKAANRTRPPALIVFGDSIVDPGNNNAIITTVRCNFPPYGKDFVGHKATGRFSNGKIPSDILASLIGIKEYVPAYLGTKLDAQDLLTGVSFASGGGGYDPLTAQLVQALTMDDQLNLFKEYKEKLKAIAGEKKASTIISRSLYIVVTGNDDIANTYFTSPFRRNYDLSSYIRFVVQSASSFFQKLYRLGARRIGITGLPPVGCLPSQRSLAGGIERDCVTLYNQASKTLNSELQKEIQRLNHTLAGSRIVYIDMYTPLLDMIIRPFAYGFEEVKRGCCGTGIFEVTFTCNSYTAPACDDVSKYLFWDVYHPTERAYNILMRQVQQRYSSLLLN